A segment of the Mytilus trossulus isolate FHL-02 chromosome 12, PNRI_Mtr1.1.1.hap1, whole genome shotgun sequence genome:
aactttatcctgctgcaaatgtttgcacctgtcctaagtcaggaatctgatgtacagtagttgtcgtttgtttatgtaatatatacgtgtttctcgtttctcgttttgtttatatagattagaccgttggttttcccgtttgaatggttttacactagtattaaattttggggccctttatagcttgttgttcggtgtgagccaaggctccgtgttgaaggccgtactttaacctataatggtttaatttttaaattgttatttggatggagagttgtctcattggcactcacaccacatcttcctatatctatttaacctgaagcgggacagacagacaaacgaacagacggacagacagatggacggaagaacaaacagacagacgaacggacgcacagaccagaaaacataatgcccctctactatcgtaggtggggcataaaaacagaaaattctAAACAAGAATACCTTATCATGcttatcaaatagcaaaatcaaaagctcaaacacattaaacgaatagatcccaactttcatattcttgacttggtacagggatTAAACCTCGTTTTATAGCAAGCTCAATCTTTCACTAGTAtgagtcgcataaaattccattagaTTGACAATGctgtgtaaacaaaacaaacaaacataatactaataaaaagtaaaaatgtaaaaaatagggATAAGCAGTCAACGTTGTGTTTTGTTCACCAACACCAAGAAATActttcaaacaacaaaaaattataaagaaaacacTATAAACAGTTGCATTTTTGCTAGCCAATGGTTATGATCCAGTCCCATGATCTACACCCGTGGCAGAATTTCAACGAGagataatgatttttttggtcACAGTTCTAACTGGCTGCATCCAAAAAACACCTTTGAGATGATCACATGTAGAAAATTGGCTGCATCCAAAAAACACCTTTGAGATGATCACATgtagaaaatttaaacaaactattGACATGTGCTGATTGTGCAATAAGTTTTTAACCCCAgatataaccagatgctccacagggtgcagctttatacgaccgcagaggttgaaccctgaacagttggggcaagtatggacacaacattcaagctgaatccagctctaaatttggattttgattaaatagttgacacagcataggtttctgactcagaatgaatgtgttctaatgaacttgaaatttttgttttctctttgagcaaatcactatgctgttgaatattaatcctctcgaaaaaatgtttgaagaaaaattttctttttatttatgaaatttcaaatgagaaatattgaacacccccccccccccccctcaacCCTGACCCaatttttcacatccccctttcccttattccaaaactgatctcaattcaaatttcttatagagtttgcaacaataactgctcatttaaatacatcataaaatattaaccctttcctccatggattttttttcctcaCATACTTGAtttgcataggatttttttcaataaaaaaaaatcatcaggttCAAAGTCATAATGCattgtgaaaaacaaatatttcatcaatgaaattcAAGTCAGATATTCTCATGAttatccttttcatattggatacaaacttTTTTAAGTCTGATGTAGACATTTTGTAGTCAAAgcgtttcaactgaggtactacacaggcgccaaaaggcgtcattatggagtaaagggggtggcgtcaaaaagcgtcattatggaggaaagggttaatatGTCAATGTCTTACCGCCTGGACTACGTTCACAGGGAGATCccccaaaatggtaccccaagagggtaaaaaaagtgcttgttatcactgaatggtaaagattgttttaatttatcagttggtagtaaaaagtgaatatacattgtatattgtatataacaaagatttaagttgattctggacaaagaaagataactccaattaaaaaatttcttgctattgcacaatattgtgcaattaaatatttcttgcttactattctggacaaagaaagataactctaattaaaaaaaaaatgaaattgcacaatattgtgcaattagatatttctggCTATTgcccaatactgtgcaattgaaaagacttgctattgaacaattgaagatttcttgctattgcccAATACTGTGTAATGGAAAATTTCTtcctattgcacaatacttaatataataattttagatcctgatttggaccaacttgaaaactgggcccataatcaaaaatctaagtacattttcagattcagcatttcaaagaaccccaagaattcaatttttgtcaaaatcaaactcagtttcattttggaccctttggaccttaatgtagaccaatttgaaaacgggaccaaaaattaagaatctacatacacggttagattcggcatatcaaagaaccccaataattcaattgttgatgaaatcaaacaaagtttaatttggaccctttgggcccctttttcctaaactgttaggaccaaaactcctaaaatcaataccaaccttccttttatggtcataaaaaccttgtgtttaaatttcatagatttctatttacttatactaaagttatggtgtgaaaaccaagaaaaatgcttatttggacccttttttggcccctaattcctaaactgttagaaccaaaactcccctaatcaatcccaaccttccttttgtggttatagaccttgtgttaaaatttcatagatttctattcacttttacaaaagttagagtgcgaaaactaaaagtattgggatgacgacgacgcagacgacgacgccaacatgacagcaatatacgacgacaattttaaagtttataatcAACTAGTTCCTGGGTATGTTTCCCGTACAAAAAGTTGGAATGTCATAATTTTTTCAGTTACtgctttataaaatttgtaaacactATCAGTAGATGGTGCAACAATGTAatcacaaatgttggcttaATATGCCAAGGGTGGAAAGAAAGGGACTGGaacgtaacccttggctagtgAAGATGAAACAATTGTTTCTTTGTCTGATTTTGTTAGTTTGGTcatatttaacaaactttaaaaaataatgttcccatcattgacattaaaattactGTATAAAGTAACAAATACCCTTCCATTAAACTTTATAGTGGTAAGTGCAGATATTTCTAAAactaaaattcattttattcttcacaATTAAACAAGACAGTAGAAagtcaaatatgaaaaatagaaacaagGCTTCAGGTACATAAAACAACCTTTGAAACATGTGATTGTAATATCCAATGAAAACAGGAGAATGCTAAACCATATGTTATATTTCCGATTATTTCAATGTACTTACAGTATAATCAGATGTCTCTATACTTCCTAATGTAGCACTCTTTTCCAACTGTAAGACATAAATacatcattaatttaatttcaaattaatttatgCACAATCATATCTTTGATCTTGTGAACTTTTGACTCCTCaagatttttttagatttttttgaatattttccatGAGCatgaaatttcaacaaaatatccCGCACTTATCTAAACTAAAAAATTCTTAATTCTTAATTTCAGTTTTTACAATGAAGTATGCACCGAATAGTAAGGGCTATTGGTTGTTTATGTATGCATTCGTTCGATGTATACAAAATCATTCAAAGAATATTTGTGCATTGTGGGGAGATACTGTTAGTCCTTCCTCTATTCCCTAATCCATTTTATGGAATAGCAATTAATATTCCTCATCTCAAAACTATCTTTATACATGCATTATACAAAagacaaccagatgctccgcagggcgtagctttatacgaccgcagaggttgaaccctgaacggttggggcaagtatggacacaacattcaagctggattccgctctaaatttggattgtgattaaatagttgacacagcataggtttctgacacagaatgaatgtattcaaatgaacttaaaatttttgttttctcttagagcaattcactatgctgttgaatattaatcctctcaaaaaaatgtttgaagaaattttctttttatttatgaaatttcaaatgagaaaaattgaacccaattttttaatcacatcccccatTCCCTTtatattccaaaactaatttcaattaatatattctaatggagtttgcaacaattactactcatttaaatacatcataaaatattaagatgtaaaaaaactgcttgttatcactgaatggtaaagattatttaaatttatcagttggtagtaaaaagtgaatatacattgtatattgtatataacaaagatttaagttgattctggacaaagaaagataactccaattaaaaaaaaatcttgcagatatttcttgcttactatactggacaaagaaagataactcttaattaaaaaaaaatttgctatttcacaatattgtgaaattagatatttcttgccattgcacaatactgtgcaattgaaaagacttgctattgcacaatacttaatataataattttagatcctgatttggaccaacttgaaaactgagcccataatcaaaaatctaagtacatgtttagattcagcatatcaaagaggcccaagaatttaatttttgttaaaatcaaacttagtttaattttggaccctttgcactttaatttagaccaattttaaaactggaccaaaaattaagaatctacatacacagttagatttggcatatcaaagaaccccaattattcaatttttgatgaaatcaaacaatgtttaattttggacctcgatttgggccaacttgaaaactgggccaataatcaaaaatctaagtacatttttagattcagcatatcaaagaaccccaagatttcaatttttgttaaaatcaaactaagtttaattttggaccctttggaccttaatgtagaccaatttaaaaactggaccaaaaattaagaatctacatacacagttaaattcggcatattaaataaccccaattattcaattttgatgaaatcaaacaaagtttaattttggaccctttgggcccctttttccttaactgttgggaccaaaactcccaaaatcaataccaaccttccttttatagtcataaaccttgtgtttaaatttcatagatttctatttacttatactaacgctatggtgcgaaaaccaagaaaaatgcttattttggtccctttttggcccctaattcctaaactgttgggaccgaaactcccaaaatcaataccaaccttccttttgtggtcataaaccttgtgtcaaaatttcatagatttctattaacttaaactaaagttatagtgcgaaaaccaagaaaatgcttatttgggccctttttggcccctaattcctaaaatgttgggaccaaaactcccaaaaccaataccagccttccttttatggtcataaaccttgtgttaaaatttcatagatttctattcacttttactaaagttagagtgcgaaaactaaaagtattcggacgacgacgacgacgacgacgacgacagacgacgacgacgacgacgacgacgacgacgacgacgccaacgtgatagcaatatacgacgaaaattttttcaaaatttgcggtcgtataaaaaatgtataattcatCTTTGTTTCTTAGCTATAGAAACCCATAACCCTTTAGATTCTTAATAGGCCAATTACTCAAATCTTCTTTGGATGAATCCATAATGTGAAACAATCTATTTATAATCTagttagggggggggggggagtggAAGGcacttttatcaaaatttgatggGTGGTGATTATTTtagaaagattttttaaacatttaaattaaatatccaaTTTAAACTGTCAACATGGTGCGGTCAAATAAAAAGTGCCTTCCTTCCCCCCATACATTTATTTTGGGAAAATCCCTTACTGAATATGTATTAAAATCGTATACGTTTGGTGTAATAAtccaattatttatatttttaatcaatataggattatatatatataattaaaaacctACCATAAAACTTAACAATCCTGTCAATATGGTAGATACAGACCATGCTGGATTCCATGTATCTGGATGAAAATCACTTATTGAAAGACAtaatctgaaataaataataatatcatgaatattgtgtctttaaagtcataagaaacctcaaatcaaaaaaaaataatgcatatgttttttataactcaatggatagttttcattgtaaaacttatgtacatatacttttttctgaagaaaattctttaatttattcatatttagaagaagtttactttatttgaattgcttccttccagcaagcaatttctccgatatattttccgtatgcaaggtgacctcagtgtgacccatctcatAAAAATctggtgaccacaatacgcatggatgtccttaaaataaactattatctgaatttacatgttgaacacgtgctcaatttccatgcttttttgtttattttttcgtcaattgttgacaaacaggtgacaatcgttaaacttcggcttcaaaacacgaactttaattacctgccatattttcacaacaacactgactgattgaaaaaaaattgacgattatacgaaatttacatgaaaaaaatgataaattcctgcacagaagactaagtttatgatgtttgtatgcattgctTTTTTCTGCGCAATTTGCTGAAGTTTatagagaaataaaaagtttatctaTGTAATGTTGTTTGTCCTTTtactactacatgtatttttattttcattttttgctttggtattgtcattttttcttttgactTGTACCTTCTGCATTTTAAAAAGAGAACCAGTAAGACATTTTCAGTCTGAAATACAATATATCATGCAATATTGTTGAGCACTGTAACTTACTTTATAATTGAACTGGTCATGTTAATTGTGGgtccactaacatgtttaacccaacCACATGCACCACTGTCCCAAAATTAGGGGAGACTTGTGGgtccactaacatgtttaaccccaccacatacaccactgtcccaAAATTAGGGGAGACTTGTGGGTCCACTAACacgtttaaccccaccacatgctatatatatgtgcctgttttaagtcaggagcctgtataaTTCAatgtttgttggttttttttgtgtttcatcattttgtaTGACTGATTTGGAATGCATGCACGTGCACTGAATATGagtattttttgtaaacttttctGGTCTATCATGTCTATTGGAGCTATAGAATATGGTAACTATTTTAACTTTGCATAGGTTATAAATCCTCAATTTTTGAAGTAATCCCTTTCTACATTTCATATAACTGACAAAAAAGTTCTAAAAAGTTATCATCATATGTAATTCTGTCTTTTGCATATAAAGCAGatcaataaaatttagtttGTCGTACGTAAGtagttcatgaatattcatgacatGTGATCATTTGTCCGCACTTAAAACCTATGCGGTCACCTTTCTGACCATCGACTCTCGCTATAGCCTAAAGTTGACACATGTATTCACGGTTGATTTAATGtgaatttgtaatttgaattatgatattattgttattatgtttgtatgtgATACATACATTGTTGTAATATATTGACTTAAAGGTTATAGCGAGTAGCACACCTACTGTATGTCGTTTGTTCTTTGTAGGACATAGAATATTAATTACTTTATATTCGGACAAATGTAGTGAGGGAGAATATAAGGATTGTTACCCTTCCTGAGCACATGAGATAACCCCATTTTTGGTGGCATGTGTGTTGctcatttttttgttcttcgatttttttttctggtttaGAAGACTGTTGCCTGtctttaaaatcattatttcttGGTTGAAATGTCTTTGTTATTCTTACCTTGTATTACATTTAAACCTTCCATTTGGTTTAGAAGACTGTTGCCTGTCTTTAAAATCATTATTCCTTGGTTAAAATGTCTTTTTGATTCTTACCTTGTATTACATTTAAACCTTCCATTTGGAGTAATCATATAAATACTTGGTGGCTTGAAAGGAAATTCTCTGGGAAATATCAACTTCCCATGATAGATCCCACctagaaaataaaatgtcatgaatttatctaatttaaaatctaaaagcCTTTGCACGGTTATAATTAGTTCTGCTATATTGAATAGGgagcagattttttttaaagaggtGAAAATAGTATGATAGTACAGGAAATCCTATGCATGTTTCCAAGCAACTGctctgttttaatgatgttttcccTGATTTTTCAGACCCCTTTTCAAACTCAAAATTATAAACTAACCATGAAGGGGCCTATAAACTAAACTTTCTTGTAGCTGAAACTCCAGGTAGTAGGATACACTGAactatgtagaaaatgaatCATCCAGTCACAGTTTTTTGCTACTTATTAAATACACTCTATATTAGCAGCCATTCCTAATGTATTACATGATTTTCTATGACTTTGATTGGTTTCTCTCTATAGATGTGTTCGTCTAAACTGGCTAGTATAAAAATCCGATATTTCTTGATGCTGTGGTATTAAAGTATCAGTAGATAGTTTGACTTTAGTTTAAAAGTTCATTGGCAAATTAACTCAATATTCAGAGCGAGAACATATTACTTTTATAGTACTATGTAATTTGGGTTCTTACTAAGAGAATTACATTAATCCAGGCCTATTCGACTCGCCTTAGTGAGAACCAGGTGTAATATGAACCCGGCTTTGTACAAGACTGTTCAGACCAACAGcctgttttgaattttgaacagtCTGAAGGAATACATGTCTCCCTACCATGATGAACAGTATTTGCTCTATCTCATATATGCAGCAtgcttaatttttatttgacctGGATGGGGATTTAACCAAAAACCTTCTGCACTCTAGGAAAGTACATGTAGGTTACCAGCAAGGCCGTAACTACCCTTGAGGCAAGTGAGGCAATTGCCTCACTAAAATTTCGAcactgattattattttttatacatatatataaatataatagtcattTGTTGTTCTGTCTCAACCTTAATTTCTATAACTTGTTATCAttcctttttaaccattcttcCTGGATATAACTCAGCATCTCAACGGGTGATGTTTCTCGATTACATTAACCTATAGTAACGATAATCATCATGGATCTCTGGTTAAAAACAGGCTCTTGCAGAAAAGGGAAAAGCGACACTGAAGGTAAAGAAggaataaactattttttttgtgaacagAGTCTGAGTATTGCAAATAAATTCTTCATTCGAACAATCCAAAAACGATAAGTAGACTGACAAATCAAGTACATGGCTTTGCAAGGGGGCAGTCCTGTCTGCGTATTCATTTCTCCGTTTCACCAACTTTTGACAAATCAAGAACTGGGTATCGCAAGGGGGCAGTCCTGGCTGCGTATTCATTTCTCCATTTCACGAACTTTAATCTTTCTCTttacagataaataaaatataaataatatgaaacatgcattgattagtttttatcaatgtttctttaaccttaaaaattgaaagaatatcccatattccaatttgatattattgagGAATGGTAGAACCTTTAACACAGgattttgtctttatttattcgGGACTACGGAATTTCGTTTTCTTATATTCGGGGTTTCGGAATCGGACACCCCAACCCCTAACCCCTAAATTTATACATTCTGGAACTAAAATACCACCGACTATTTccagaaataatttgaaattacggACCTACATGTAAACGTCAAAAACTCCATTCAAATTCCCCTGTATCCATATCATATATACTTACTTTATAGATagaatcatatacatgtatcttaccTCATTATATCCCTAGTTTGTCTACTCTATGTCAGCATAAAAGcgagtttaatattttgtaaattcgACTGTATGATGGTGCTTACAGGAAAGCTTAATTCCCCTTTGCAAACAAAACTGTTACTACCGATGCTGCTACTGAATTGCTGATGGAGAAGGAATTGGAAGAAGACATTGATCATTGTGTTGGTGATAATGTACCACCTTTAGAAACACAGAATGCCCTGAAACGACTATAAACTTAGAAAAGAGCATGCATGAGAGGCGAGAGATTGTGCGGTCTTGCCATGCTCTATGTTCATCACGATAAGGATATCAGCAGACCCTGATGATTCTGAAACGATTTAACTGAACCGGCCATAGAAAAAATTGGAAAACTCTACTGAATCgatgtttgttttatgttctgGCAGCAGACTCAAATTGATTTTTGGATGATTATcttacatataaatttaaataaagttgttaaaaatttgatgttagtaaaagtcttaaaatatgaaaaatttatataaaagtgtccaaattcaaaacattatcaaactCTCTAAAAATGCctagaatgcaggattttgcacTATTCATTTCATACCCTCAAAAAAAATTGTCGCCTCACTTCGCTCGGCTCAATTATTTTGCCTCACTAAGATAAGAGGCCTAGTTACGGCCTTGACCAGGAGACCAACAAGACAAGACAGTACCAGTAGGGTATCAGTATATATGATATTACCTTCATATGGAGATTTTTCTGGTCCTGTAACTATGTAGTGCCtacaaagataaaacaaattatgttttaaCAAATAGGTTAAATTTAGTAATTTAGAATATATAGTTCAAAGGTGATTTCAACAGTATTTTTACCCATGATTAAATCTATAATTAGATGAACTTAAACCCTTAAATATCTTACAGAGAAGGACATTGCAATACAATTATTGGgtataattatttatacaatgagtattttttatattagtaatttaaattcaaaaaatgcTTTATGTATCAGTTTTCATGGTTTGAGTAGGTTTTTCATTGGGTTGTTTAAGTTTACAAGTTACATGTAGCAATGcaatttcatttatgttctagtTTCCCCAGGGCTTTAAaactatttctatattttaccatgtttactttCAATGTTCTATCTGAATagatttttatacatgttataaaagtattcaattataaatttgatGTGCTAGTATTTTACATGATTTAGGGATACAGCAATTTTCCAAATCCCATTGTGCTACATCATaacatgtatttgaatttaCAAAGAAGAAAACTGAATCCTAACTGACATGACTGATATTACTGATGAACAAATCTTCTGCCAACCCAAGTGAACTTGAGATAGTTTAAATATCTTCCATTAAAGTACAGACCTGCAGACATCAGGAACTCTTATATGATACATGAACAATCCGATGTTGATCTGTTACAGCTAATGATTTAATATgacattgtttaattttcaatgtttttttttaaatgtgatatATAATCAATATTACCATTCCAATATATTAGATGGTAGTGGAGCAGCTTTGACATAAGGTACTGGGTCACGCATTATACGCATGAAATCCTGCTTTAGTCTGGCTGTTGCCGTGTTGTTGACACGTTTTCCGCTCATCCTAAAAAGTATTGATatgataatttttacaaaatccatatatataaaattgataatgctatatgtatatatatattcattaaataaaaaagtaaaataagttaaaaagttaACAGTTCCATTCAATAGATTTCATCCTTCCATTGGGACTCTTCAGGATAACTGATATGGCGTCGTTATGGGCGACCTCGTTAAGGACTGTTAacttttttaacttattttactattttatttaatgaatatatatacatctgcacatgtgaaatttatttttttagcttatttatatataacgtagttttcaatttagactcgtatatacacagccatgtatcaccatcgatgatggcgatccgatggatacatctgttgtagggttgtcactgactcagacattcttatgaatatatatatatatatatatgacaaaaacatttcTTGTGGTTAATGGGTAAATATTTTTGCTGTGtgtctgttttatttaattGGCTACAGATATAGGGGGAGATATCaagaaacatgtttaacccagcctgTCCCAAATGATaggagcctctagcctttgttagtcttgtatgattttttaattttagtttctttagtATATTTGAGAGCTTAGTCtgatgtccattatcactgaactagtttacACTTTTTGTTTAGGGGGTTACTGAAGCATGCCTCAGGAGTGCAGGATTTTATTGCTGTACTGTATTAAAAAGCA
Coding sequences within it:
- the LOC134692117 gene encoding ubiquitin-conjugating enzyme E2 J2-like is translated as MSGKRVNNTATARLKQDFMRIMRDPVPYVKAAPLPSNILEWHYIVTGPEKSPYEGGIYHGKLIFPREFPFKPPSIYMITPNGRFKCNTRLCLSISDFHPDTWNPAWSVSTILTGLLSFMLEKSATLGSIETSDYTKRQLAAQSGQFNLKDKTFCELFPEEAEKIREEQARRERELAESTRNGNTQSQLLNGQNTNGNNQGIIGSALANIFVVIGLAAFAYTVKYVLRNIVE